The Deinococcus detaillensis region ATCGAGGTGGGGACGCCGGGCAGGCACTTGAGGGTTTCGAGCGAGGCCGTGTTGAGGTTGACCTTAGCTTTGAGAGCCGCGTCGCACTGCGCTTTAGTAAGCGGAGTTTCCGTGGTGGCGTTCTGGGCGGCGGCAGTCTGGATAGTGGTGAGGCCGAGAAGGGTTAGGGGCAGCAGAACGAGCATTCTAGGGGTGGTCATGATGGGTTTCCTTGGGGGTTGGCGCTGGGCCGAGAGAGGGCGGTGAGGAGAGGGGCAATAGCAGGTAACGTTGATTAAACAGGACGGATGCGTCAGGTGATTTCCGTTTCTGACAGGCGAATCTGGTCTTTTCGGGTCAGGCTTAGGTAGATCACCACAGCCAAAATGGCCACCAAGAAGATGACGCTGGTCGTCACCGTGCCCAGTTCCAGCCCACCTACGTCCTTGGCCTGCGACATGTAATCGCCGATAGACGCGCCGAGGGGCCGGGTCAGGATGTAGGCGATCCAGAAGGTGGCGATGGCGTCAAATTTCACGGCGAAGTGGGCCAGCGTGACTGTGCCAATCAGTCCGGCGAACAACAGGGCCGAATTCAAGTATCCGACGTTCAGGTTCTCGGAGATCAGATCGCCCGCTGCCGTGCCCAAAGCGAAGGTGAATAGCACAGTCAGCCAGTAGAACGCCTCGCGCTTGGCCGTGAAGATGCTGTGGATGGAGAGCGTTTTTTCGCTGCGGTACCACCCGATGAAGGTGAGGGCGAGCAGCACCGAGAAGATGATGGTGCTGGTCACCAGCGTGATGTTGAAGGTGTTGACCATGTTATCGGTGATCAAGGTTCCCACCACGCTAATCAGGACGACGCACAGCCAGTACACCCACGGTATATAGCGGCGTGCGCGAAACTGCATCACGAGCGCGATCACAGTCAGTGAAATCATCAGCGCCGAGGTGCCCACCAGTCCAAAGTTGAGGTTGGTGTTGATCCAGTCGGCAGCTGTCTCACCAACAGTGGTACACAAAATCTTGATGATCCAGAAGAACAGTGTGATCTCTGGCACCTTGCTGATCAGGATTCGCAGTGCGCTGTTTTGGGCGGGGACGGCAGCGGTCATGCTTGGCCTCCGCGCAAGGAGCTAAGGGCAGGGGCAAGGATGGTGCGGGGGTGCTGATTCATTGTTGAACCTCCTGCGCGGGCATTTGTTCAAAGCGCATGGGCAGTGTAAGAAAGTAAGGTATAAACGCGGTATAGCAGGGCAGCACGGAGCGGGCGGAGATTGCCATACCCACACATAGACGACAAATTGACGCCCCACCGATTGGGCGGGGCGCAGTACTGGAGCTGAAGAACGTCACTTCGACGCTGTGGGCGGTGTGCTTTCAGACAGCGGACAGTTGGCCGCTGAAATTGCCGAAGACGCCTTGAGAAGGACGGGCCAGCCATTTGGCGTGGGCGGCAATTGCTCGGCCCCTCACTGATGGCTGCGGATCAGCATGGACGCCACGTTTTCCTGTGATACCAAGGCTGTAAAGCGTGCCAAGCACCGCTGGGTTTTCAAGGAGATCGACGCCGCCGCGCTGCCAATAATCTACGGTGGAACGCAAGCAAGCGGCCACCAGAAACGGCGCTTGTCCGTCACTCAGGAGGAAGTGGCGAGATTGGGAGGCGCTCGTCAGCACAGGCAGGTGGCCTTCCGCACTCAGCCGTGCCAGCGTGCCGCCTTTCATCTGCGCTCGGCCCAAACTAAATGTGTCCACGCTGCGGCCACAGGCACGCTCAATGCTTTGAATCAGCAGTTGTTCGGCCCAATCCGGCAACAGCATACTCAGGCGCATCAGGGCATTTTGAAAATGATCGGCGGCGTCCAAGCGGGTGCGCTCGTCAGCCAGGATACTGGCGATCAGCGCGGGTGAAATACCAAACTGCTGACCCGCCTGAACAATCTCCCGCTGCGTTTGAGCGCTGAAAATCACCTGACGCAGCCGCATCTCGCGCCGCCACTGCTGCACCTGAGTCCAACCAAACATGGGCCAACGAGATTGAGTCAAAGTCTTCATGCCGCGCAGTCTGAGCCAAGTCGGTATAAAGGCGGTATAGCGTGACCATCTTCAGCGGTGCTGCAAGAAAAACGCCCCAATCTGCCGTCCTATTTCGGCATTCACGTAGCCGTGCGTGAGGTGCTGGCCGCTGACTTGCACCACCTCGACGCTCGCTCCAGCGCTGCGGGCCAGATGAGCCAAGCGGCCTCCATTTTTGGCGCTACTGACCACCGTATCTTGCGGGCTGACCACCACTATCAGTGGCGTGCGCCTGCCCACAAAGTGCCGAAAGTAATTGACTGGATCAGATGTGA contains the following coding sequences:
- a CDS encoding COG4705 family protein, which codes for MTAAVPAQNSALRILISKVPEITLFFWIIKILCTTVGETAADWINTNLNFGLVGTSALMISLTVIALVMQFRARRYIPWVYWLCVVLISVVGTLITDNMVNTFNITLVTSTIIFSVLLALTFIGWYRSEKTLSIHSIFTAKREAFYWLTVLFTFALGTAAGDLISENLNVGYLNSALLFAGLIGTVTLAHFAVKFDAIATFWIAYILTRPLGASIGDYMSQAKDVGGLELGTVTTSVIFLVAILAVVIYLSLTRKDQIRLSETEIT